One Thermodesulfobacteriota bacterium DNA window includes the following coding sequences:
- a CDS encoding lysophospholipid acyltransferase family protein has protein sequence MLRTIVCWITFIIYTVFFGLYGVVLAVISPPAVVKYAVRPWARMILFTAGVKLDVRGLENIPEEPSIIMFNHQSVFDIFAYMAALPIDWKAVMKKEVGDMPFIGWVSKIAGHYIVARDGSVRDMREVKKIAGRIKEGPSVLIAPEGTRGKEGKLLPFQKGGFFIAMLAGVPVVPMVITGGLDIMPKDSKVLRPGTMKIRILPPVDVANLPPGSEGREELMRIVRSQMEEVLESEEKHA, from the coding sequence ATGTTAAGAACAATTGTCTGCTGGATTACTTTTATAATTTACACTGTGTTCTTCGGGCTATACGGTGTCGTTCTGGCCGTGATCTCGCCCCCTGCCGTGGTCAAATACGCCGTAAGGCCCTGGGCGCGCATGATACTCTTTACCGCCGGAGTGAAGCTCGACGTCCGGGGTCTCGAGAACATCCCGGAGGAGCCTTCCATAATAATGTTCAACCACCAGAGCGTATTCGATATATTCGCTTACATGGCCGCCCTTCCCATAGACTGGAAAGCCGTAATGAAAAAGGAAGTGGGTGATATGCCCTTCATCGGGTGGGTTTCCAAGATAGCCGGTCATTATATCGTGGCCAGGGACGGCTCCGTGAGGGATATGAGAGAAGTCAAGAAGATCGCAGGCAGAATAAAAGAAGGGCCTTCTGTCCTGATCGCCCCCGAAGGAACGAGGGGCAAGGAGGGGAAGCTGCTCCCGTTCCAGAAGGGGGGGTTCTTCATCGCGATGCTCGCGGGAGTCCCGGTAGTGCCGATGGTTATCACGGGCGGTCTCGATATCATGCCCAAGGACTCGAAGGTGCTGAGGCCTGGCACTATGAAGATAAGGATCCTCCCTCCCGTAGACGTCGCGAATCTCCCTCCAGGAAGCGAGGGAAGGGAGGAGCTTATGCGCATCGTGAGATCGCAAATGGAGGAAGTTCTCGAGAGCGAGGAGAAGCATGCGTGA
- a CDS encoding diacylglycerol kinase family protein produces the protein MEDARYLFIINPAAGQGRTAGLFDSIKPLLDRRNTPFECRLTSGPGEAESFARDALTGGFSHIVAVGGDGTSHEVVNGILGSRVIFGMIPSGSGNDFPKSAGIPLETARALETVFSGRERTVDLGKLGDVYFINGLGIGLDGAVSHRFKKLKRFRGQLGYVLGAVQEAFSFEGFHTEIAIGDWKYSGKLLLTGASNGMYQGGKFRLAPLAKMDDGLLDFHIIRDMSSLERLVKIPKVLEGTHSSLAEVMLRTGTAMEIAIERPQPAHMDGEPFYLEAGAHRIEVVPGALRIMSAQGP, from the coding sequence TTGGAAGACGCGCGATACTTGTTCATTATCAACCCGGCTGCAGGACAGGGCAGGACAGCCGGTCTGTTCGATTCCATAAAACCTCTCCTAGACAGAAGAAATACGCCGTTTGAATGCAGGCTCACTTCAGGTCCCGGGGAGGCGGAATCGTTCGCGAGGGACGCCCTCACGGGGGGCTTTTCTCATATCGTCGCCGTTGGCGGGGACGGGACGTCCCACGAGGTCGTGAACGGGATCCTCGGGTCTCGGGTGATTTTCGGCATGATACCGTCCGGCAGCGGCAACGATTTCCCAAAGTCAGCCGGCATCCCGCTCGAGACCGCCCGCGCACTAGAAACGGTGTTTTCAGGACGCGAGCGGACGGTCGATCTGGGCAAGCTCGGAGACGTATATTTCATCAACGGCCTCGGCATAGGCCTCGACGGGGCCGTCTCTCACCGGTTCAAGAAGTTAAAGCGCTTCCGCGGACAGCTCGGCTATGTGCTGGGGGCGGTCCAGGAGGCTTTTTCATTCGAGGGCTTCCATACGGAGATCGCGATAGGGGACTGGAAGTACTCGGGCAAGCTTCTCCTGACCGGTGCCTCGAACGGGATGTACCAGGGAGGGAAGTTCAGGCTCGCGCCTCTCGCGAAGATGGACGACGGGCTCCTCGACTTTCATATCATAAGGGATATGAGCTCGCTTGAGAGGCTCGTCAAGATTCCTAAAGTCTTGGAAGGGACGCACTCGAGTCTGGCCGAGGTTATGCTGAGGACAGGGACTGCTATGGAGATCGCGATCGAACGCCCGCAGCCGGCCCACATGGACGGAGAGCCTTTTTATCTCGAAGCCGGCGCTCACAGGATAGAAGTCGTTCCCGGGGCGTTAAGGATAATGTCGGCTCAGGGACCGTAA